The genomic DNA CCTGCGCTATGTCGGTCCCAGCTATGACGGCGCCGACCAGAACCGCGTGGGCGGCGTGACGCTGTACGACGCCATGATCGCCTATGACCACGGCCCGCTGCGGGTCGCGCTGAACGCCAACAACCTGTTCGACAAGCAGTTCCTGACCACCTGCCTCGCGCGCGGCGACTGCTACTTCGGCGCGCGCCGCACGGTGGTGGGCACGGTCACCTATCGCTTCTGAGCGGGGCCGCGCAAAGAACCGGGGGCTTAATCCGCGTCGGGAATGGGCGCTCCCTGCACTTTCGGCGCCGGCTCGGCCTGCAGCGCATCGGCCGGCAACAGCCGCAGGAAGGTGCGCGCGATCTCCGGGTCCCGGCACGTCAGCCAGTCGTGCCACTGCGCGCGCGGCACGATGACCACCGAGCGCTTCTCGTCGCCCGGCTTGTGGAAGCGCTGCATCAGCGGGTGCTGCGCCGAGTTGACGGTCAGCATGGTGAACGACAGCGCCTGGTCCGGCCAGTCGCGCCACAGCCCGGCAATGCCGAAGGCCGGCTCGCCGGGCAGCCAGACGCGCCAGCGCACCGGCTTGCCCGGCGAGCCGGCTGGCGCCGCACCGTCCGTCCCCTGGTCGGGATACGCGAACTCATAGAACGCCGTGGCCGGTATCAGGCAGAGCTGGCCCTGGCGCCAGCAGCGCGCAAAGGCGGGGCGCTCGCCCACGGTTTCGCTGCGCGCATTGGTGGTGTCGTAGCGCCGTGCGCCGGGTGGAATGCGCGCGCGCGGCACCATGCCGAACGAGGCCAGCGCGGCACTGTGGCTACCGTGGTCATCGGCGCGCACGATCGGCGCCGCATAGTCGGGGTAGGTCTCGGCCTTGTACACGCCCGCGGGTGGCTCCACGCCGAAGATTTCGCGCAGGATGCGGCGCTGGACCGGGGCATAGTTGGTGCACATGCGCTGTCTCCTCGGGGCGATGCCCGTATCGTGTGGGCCCGCTGGCGCCGCGTCAAGGCCGCCGCTGCGCCGCCCGTCAGTGCACATGGCAAGGATGGCAAAAACCGTCAGCCGCGCTGGCGGAATCGGTTATTGCCGGATCGGCGCGCCGTGGCGCACACTCTTGCGGCAGCCGTGGCGCGGCAAAACGCGCACGGCAACCGACTACAAGGCATCAGCCGGACTCAGGAGACCCCATGCGCGACTACGCCCAAGCTTTCGACGGATTTTCC from Cupriavidus taiwanensis includes the following:
- a CDS encoding SOS response-associated peptidase gives rise to the protein MCTNYAPVQRRILREIFGVEPPAGVYKAETYPDYAAPIVRADDHGSHSAALASFGMVPRARIPPGARRYDTTNARSETVGERPAFARCWRQGQLCLIPATAFYEFAYPDQGTDGAAPAGSPGKPVRWRVWLPGEPAFGIAGLWRDWPDQALSFTMLTVNSAQHPLMQRFHKPGDEKRSVVIVPRAQWHDWLTCRDPEIARTFLRLLPADALQAEPAPKVQGAPIPDAD